A stretch of Amycolatopsis balhimycina FH 1894 DNA encodes these proteins:
- a CDS encoding substrate-binding domain-containing protein: MRHRSLTAVVLAAVLAATTGCTVERHWGGNTNTGGSGGKAKVGLVTKTDTNPYFVELRNSARAAAQANGADFNALAGQFDGDNDGQVRAIENLRQQGVNTILITPSSSTGVLKAIKDARDAGVLVIALDTATEPPDAVDATFATDNFAAGEQQGAYVKAALKGVPPKLLMVDGTAGSSVDTQRHTGFLKGIGLTDGSPEIKGHTAANGDQSLAQQGMENLLQRSTDINAVYSMNEPMGRGAYAALKARSLTGQIVMGSIDGGCEGVQNVKDGLYAATVMQFPKKMAEQGVLAAVEYAKTGKKPSGFVNTGSAVITDKPLPGIESHDTAWGLQNCWGGKK; the protein is encoded by the coding sequence ATGAGACACCGAAGTCTCACCGCAGTCGTGCTGGCCGCCGTCCTCGCCGCGACGACCGGGTGCACGGTCGAGCGTCACTGGGGTGGCAACACCAACACGGGCGGGAGCGGCGGCAAGGCCAAGGTCGGCCTGGTCACCAAGACCGACACCAACCCCTACTTCGTGGAACTCCGCAACTCCGCCAGAGCGGCCGCGCAGGCCAACGGCGCCGACTTCAACGCGCTCGCCGGCCAGTTCGACGGCGACAACGACGGCCAGGTCCGCGCCATCGAGAACCTCCGGCAGCAGGGCGTCAACACCATCCTCATCACGCCCAGTTCGTCCACCGGCGTGCTCAAGGCGATCAAGGACGCCCGCGACGCCGGCGTCCTGGTCATCGCCCTCGACACCGCCACCGAACCGCCCGACGCCGTCGACGCCACCTTCGCCACCGACAACTTCGCGGCCGGCGAGCAGCAGGGCGCCTACGTCAAGGCCGCGCTCAAGGGCGTCCCGCCCAAGCTGCTCATGGTCGACGGGACCGCCGGCAGCTCGGTCGACACGCAGCGGCACACCGGGTTCCTCAAGGGCATCGGGCTGACCGACGGCTCGCCGGAGATCAAGGGCCACACCGCGGCCAACGGCGACCAGAGCCTCGCCCAGCAGGGCATGGAGAACCTGCTGCAGCGCAGCACCGACATCAACGCCGTCTACTCGATGAACGAGCCGATGGGCCGCGGCGCGTACGCGGCGCTGAAGGCCCGCAGCCTCACCGGGCAGATCGTCATGGGCTCGATCGACGGCGGCTGTGAAGGCGTCCAGAACGTCAAGGACGGCCTCTACGCGGCGACCGTCATGCAGTTCCCCAAGAAGATGGCCGAACAGGGGGTGCTCGCCGCCGTCGAGTACGCCAAGACCGGCAAGAAGCCGAGCGGGTTCGTCAACACCGGGTCCGCCGTGATCACCGACAAGCCCCTGCCCGGCATCGAAAGCCACGACACCGCCTGGGGCCTGCAGAACTGCTGGGGAGGCAAGAAATGA
- a CDS encoding LacI family DNA-binding transcriptional regulator produces the protein MPQSRSSRPTQRDIAELAGVSITTVSHVVNGTRAVAEDTKAAVLRAIEATGYTGDAIARSLVTGGTRSIGMAISLVANPYFAVLMQAIEREASAHGYTVLLADTHDTADTERDTVRALRSRRVDGLLITPAPGDGPVIGELVSLDVPTVLIDRLSTRTDVDQVGSENIQATSALTAHLATLGHRRIGMISGAPGLSTSEERVLGYRLGLGRSGLTWSSELVACGNSSREGAALALSTLLALPDPPSALVVGNDSMMVGVLHEARRRGLRIGRDLPVVVYDEVEWADLVDPPLTTMAQPIEEIGRQAVRLLLARINDPARKAETVRLPPTLRHRESCGCPSVHSLQ, from the coding sequence ATGCCTCAATCGAGATCCTCGCGGCCGACCCAGCGGGACATCGCCGAGCTCGCGGGTGTGTCGATCACGACCGTCTCGCACGTCGTGAACGGGACGCGCGCGGTCGCGGAGGACACGAAAGCGGCCGTGCTGCGGGCGATCGAGGCGACCGGCTACACCGGTGACGCGATCGCGCGGTCGCTGGTCACGGGCGGGACGCGGTCGATCGGGATGGCGATCTCGCTGGTGGCGAACCCGTACTTCGCGGTGCTGATGCAGGCGATCGAGCGGGAGGCGTCGGCGCACGGGTACACCGTGCTGCTCGCCGACACGCACGACACCGCGGACACGGAACGTGACACGGTGCGGGCGCTGCGCTCCCGCCGCGTCGACGGCCTGCTCATCACCCCGGCGCCCGGCGACGGGCCGGTGATCGGCGAGCTGGTGTCGCTGGACGTGCCGACGGTCCTGATCGACCGGCTGTCCACCCGCACCGACGTCGACCAGGTGGGCTCGGAGAACATCCAGGCGACGTCGGCGCTGACCGCGCACCTGGCGACGCTCGGGCACCGGCGGATCGGGATGATCAGCGGCGCACCCGGGCTGTCGACGAGCGAGGAGCGCGTGCTGGGCTACCGGCTGGGGCTCGGCCGGTCCGGGCTCACGTGGTCGTCCGAGCTCGTGGCCTGCGGGAACTCGTCGCGCGAGGGCGCCGCCCTGGCGTTGAGCACGCTGCTGGCGCTGCCGGATCCGCCGTCCGCGCTGGTGGTCGGGAACGACAGCATGATGGTCGGGGTGCTGCACGAGGCGCGTCGGCGCGGGCTACGGATCGGGCGTGACCTGCCGGTGGTGGTCTACGACGAGGTCGAGTGGGCGGACCTGGTCGACCCGCCGCTGACGACGATGGCGCAGCCGATCGAGGAGATCGGGCGCCAGGCGGTGCGGCTGCTGCTCGCCCGGATCAACGACCCGGCGCGCAAGGCCGAAACCGTGCGGTTGCCCCCCACTCTGCGTCACCGTGAGTCGTGCGGCTGCCCATCGGTTCACTCACTTCAGTGA
- a CDS encoding LacI family DNA-binding transcriptional regulator, with protein MTALSPDLRLWDPPVTYRIGVAMGVQANPYSGELLRAIRGAAAQAGCDVLLAETEDAAGEEAAVVRALRADLVDGVLLVPAAGDEAVINGLVRMGVPTVLVDRLAARNDVDQVGTENVHAVASLVRHLTSRRHRKIGLVSGEESQEVSRERVRGYRLGLEQAGLRFNRELVECGLSTPGGAARATAKLLDGWPSPTALVVADESMLVGVQYEAHRRGIKIGSELAVVGYGDMDWARRVSPAVTTLAQPAADIGHRAVQLLTSRMADPDRPPESVLLTPKFLHGASCGC; from the coding sequence ATGACGGCACTTTCGCCGGACCTCCGGTTGTGGGACCCCCCGGTCACCTACCGGATCGGCGTCGCGATGGGTGTGCAAGCGAACCCCTACTCCGGCGAGCTGCTGCGCGCGATCCGGGGCGCCGCGGCGCAGGCCGGGTGTGACGTCTTGCTGGCCGAAACCGAGGACGCCGCCGGCGAAGAGGCCGCGGTGGTGCGCGCCCTGCGCGCGGACCTGGTGGACGGCGTGCTGCTGGTGCCGGCGGCCGGCGACGAAGCGGTGATCAACGGCCTGGTCCGGATGGGCGTGCCGACGGTGCTGGTGGACCGGCTGGCCGCGCGCAACGACGTCGACCAGGTCGGCACGGAGAACGTGCACGCGGTGGCGTCCCTGGTTCGCCATCTGACTTCCCGCCGCCACCGCAAGATCGGGCTGGTTTCGGGCGAGGAGAGCCAGGAGGTCAGCCGCGAACGCGTCCGCGGCTACCGGCTGGGGCTGGAGCAGGCGGGCCTGCGCTTCAACCGCGAACTGGTGGAGTGCGGGCTGTCGACCCCGGGCGGCGCGGCCCGGGCGACGGCCAAGCTCCTGGACGGCTGGCCCTCCCCGACGGCGCTGGTGGTCGCGGACGAGTCGATGCTGGTGGGCGTCCAGTACGAAGCCCACCGCCGCGGCATCAAGATCGGTTCGGAGCTGGCCGTGGTCGGCTACGGCGACATGGACTGGGCCCGCCGGGTGAGCCCGGCGGTGACGACGCTGGCCCAGCCGGCGGCGGACATCGGCCACCGCGCGGTGCAGCTGCTGACGTCCCGGATGGCGGACCCGGACCGGCCCCCGGAGTCGGTGCTCCTGACCCCGAAGTTCCTGCACGGCGCCTCCTGCGGCTGCTGA